Proteins from a single region of Flavobacterium sp. K5-23:
- a CDS encoding alkylphosphonate utilization protein, which produces MSIDRELNKRSGSKCELCAATENLKVYEVLPTKKGGIDEAIMACSTCIDQIENPGHEDLNHWRCLNDSMWSEHTAVQVVSWRMLSRLRSAGWPQELIDQMYFDEDTLAWAQATGEGEEDENKVIHRDVNGVILEVGDSVVLIKDLKVKGSSMVAKQGTSVRNIRLDHENAEYIEGKVDGQTIVIITHYVKKL; this is translated from the coding sequence ATGAGTATAGATAGAGAATTAAACAAACGAAGTGGTTCAAAATGTGAACTATGTGCAGCTACTGAAAACCTAAAAGTATATGAAGTGCTACCAACTAAAAAAGGTGGAATTGACGAAGCGATTATGGCTTGCAGTACCTGTATCGACCAAATTGAAAACCCGGGTCACGAAGATCTAAACCATTGGAGATGTCTTAACGACAGTATGTGGAGCGAGCATACAGCAGTACAAGTAGTGTCTTGGAGAATGTTGAGTCGTTTGCGTTCTGCAGGTTGGCCACAAGAATTAATCGATCAAATGTATTTTGACGAAGACACTTTAGCATGGGCACAAGCAACTGGAGAAGGAGAAGAAGATGAGAATAAAGTTATCCACAGAGACGTAAACGGAGTAATTCTAGAAGTAGGAGATTCAGTTGTACTAATAAAAGATTTGAAAGTAAAAGGATCTAGTATGGTGGCTAAACAAGGAACATCTGTTCGTAACATCAGACTAGACCATGAAAACGCCGAATATATAGAAGGAAAAGTTGATGGACAAACTATTGTAATCATAACACATTACGTGAAGAAACTGTAG
- the coaD gene encoding pantetheine-phosphate adenylyltransferase: MKKAIFPGSFDPITLGHEDIIKRGISLFDEVVIAIGVNAEKKYMFPLEERKRFIEETFKNEPKVTVITYEGLTIDLCHKIKADFILRGLRNPADFEFEKAIAHTNRHLSKIETVFLLTAASTSYISSSIVRDVIRNGGEYQMLVPKAVRVKK, from the coding sequence ATGAAAAAAGCCATATTTCCAGGTTCCTTTGATCCTATTACATTAGGTCATGAAGACATTATTAAAAGAGGTATTTCTCTATTTGATGAAGTTGTTATTGCCATAGGTGTCAATGCCGAAAAAAAATACATGTTTCCATTAGAGGAAAGAAAACGATTTATCGAGGAAACTTTCAAGAACGAACCTAAGGTAACTGTAATCACTTACGAAGGTTTAACCATTGATTTATGCCATAAAATAAAAGCCGATTTTATTCTTCGTGGTTTGCGTAATCCTGCCGATTTTGAATTCGAAAAAGCAATCGCCCACACTAACCGACATTTATCTAAAATAGAAACGGTCTTCCTGTTAACTGCAGCTAGCACCTCATATATCAGTTCAAGTATTGTAAGGGACGTTATTCGTAATGGCGGAGAATATCAAATGCTAGTTCCAAAAGCAGTTCGTGTAAAAAAGTAG
- a CDS encoding D-alanine--D-alanine ligase, protein MKNIAIIMGGYSSEYKISLMSGNVVYQNLDKTKYNAFRIHVFKEKWVYVDESEAEFPIDKNDFSTTINGNKIKFDCIFNAIHGTPGEDGLMQAYFELLEIPQTSCDYYQAALTFNKRDLLSVLKPYGIKSATSYYLNKGDVINAEEIINKVGLPCFVKPNKAGSSFGISKVKTAAELPIAIEVAYKEDNEIIIESFLDGTEVSVGVINYKGKVTVLPITEIVSENDFFDYEAKYLGKSQEITPARISDEMTLKVSAIAKRAYEILRMKGFSRSEFILVNDEPFMLEMNTIPGLTTESLIPQQAAAAGISLEDLFTNAIELSL, encoded by the coding sequence ATGAAGAACATTGCCATTATCATGGGCGGCTATTCCAGCGAATATAAAATCTCACTTATGAGCGGAAACGTCGTGTATCAAAATCTTGACAAAACTAAATATAACGCTTTTCGCATTCATGTTTTCAAAGAAAAATGGGTATATGTAGACGAATCAGAAGCTGAATTCCCAATTGATAAAAATGATTTTTCAACAACGATAAACGGAAATAAAATCAAATTTGATTGTATTTTCAATGCCATACACGGTACTCCGGGCGAAGACGGATTGATGCAAGCCTATTTTGAATTATTGGAAATCCCTCAAACTTCTTGCGATTATTATCAAGCTGCACTAACTTTCAATAAAAGAGATTTGTTATCCGTTTTAAAACCATACGGAATAAAAAGTGCTACTTCCTATTATCTAAACAAAGGAGATGTTATTAATGCTGAGGAGATCATTAATAAAGTTGGATTACCTTGTTTTGTAAAGCCAAATAAAGCGGGTTCCAGTTTCGGAATATCAAAAGTAAAAACTGCAGCCGAATTGCCTATTGCAATCGAAGTGGCTTATAAAGAAGATAACGAAATCATCATTGAAAGTTTTCTAGACGGAACTGAGGTATCTGTAGGTGTCATCAATTATAAAGGCAAAGTAACCGTTTTACCTATTACTGAGATCGTTTCTGAAAATGATTTCTTTGACTACGAGGCTAAATACCTTGGTAAATCACAGGAAATAACACCTGCCCGAATCTCTGACGAAATGACTCTAAAAGTAAGTGCGATAGCAAAGCGTGCTTATGAAATTCTGAGAATGAAAGGTTTCTCACGTTCTGAATTTATATTAGTCAACGACGAACCATTTATGCTGGAAATGAATACCATTCCGGGACTCACAACCGAAAGTTTGATTCCGCAACAAGCTGCCGCTGCCGGAATTTCATTGGAAGATTTGTTTACTAATGCTATAGAGTTATCTTTATAA
- a CDS encoding PASTA domain-containing protein has protein sequence MSLRKYLSSRVFLGQMFLALLMVAIIGYFFMHWLTFTTDHGNEITVPNLSKLTEDQVEEKLDELDLDYVLLDSVDYRGDYPKYSVVLQDPLPGAKVKVGRKVYIKINSSGFSSVKVPDLIEKSYREAVPTLKALGLEEGSITYIPNLGKDVVLEMRYKGRNIKAGDRVLKSSKIDLVLGDGKASYEEGIINDNLETPIEELPNEQ, from the coding sequence ATGAGTTTACGTAAGTATCTTAGTAGCCGAGTATTTCTTGGGCAAATGTTTTTAGCACTTTTAATGGTTGCCATTATTGGGTATTTTTTTATGCATTGGTTGACATTTACAACTGATCATGGGAATGAAATTACGGTGCCTAATTTGAGTAAACTAACAGAGGATCAGGTAGAAGAGAAGTTAGACGAGTTAGATTTAGACTATGTCCTATTAGACAGTGTTGACTATAGAGGAGATTATCCTAAATACAGTGTTGTACTGCAAGATCCTTTACCGGGTGCGAAAGTTAAGGTAGGGAGAAAGGTGTATATCAAGATAAACAGCTCCGGATTTTCATCAGTGAAAGTTCCAGATTTAATTGAAAAATCATACCGTGAGGCGGTTCCAACATTAAAAGCACTTGGTCTTGAAGAAGGATCGATTACTTATATTCCGAATTTAGGGAAAGATGTTGTACTGGAAATGAGATACAAAGGAAGAAATATTAAAGCAGGGGATAGGGTGTTGAAATCATCTAAGATAGATTTAGTCCTAGGCGATGGAAAAGCAAGTTATGAAGAGGGTATTATCAATGATAACCTAGAAACACCAATAGAAGAATTACCAAATGAACAATAA
- a CDS encoding RluA family pseudouridine synthase produces MNNNNDTLELEDELYEHFKFEVPKGQTSLRIDKYLMGLIQNATRNKIQIAATEGNIFVNDATVKSNYKVKAFDVVRVMLTHPPYENHIVPENIPLNIVYEDDALLLINKVPGMVVHPGHGNYTGTLVHALAYHFDNLPMNSSERPGLVHRIDKDTSGLLVVAKTEAAMTHLAKQFEAKSSEREYVALVWGNVENEKGTIEGNLARHLKDRMQMAVFADPEIGKPAVTHYKVLERFGYVTLISCQLETGRTHQIRAHLKHIGHPLFNDERYGGHLILKGTTFTKYKQFIDNCFKILPRQALHAKTLGFVHPTTGELKRFDTELPQDFHDCIEKWRNYSKSHNTDEEVEK; encoded by the coding sequence ATGAACAATAATAACGATACGTTAGAATTAGAAGACGAATTATACGAGCATTTTAAATTTGAAGTTCCAAAAGGACAAACCTCTTTGAGAATTGATAAGTATTTAATGGGGCTAATTCAAAATGCAACTCGAAATAAAATACAAATTGCCGCTACTGAAGGGAATATATTTGTAAACGACGCTACAGTAAAATCAAACTACAAGGTTAAAGCTTTTGATGTAGTGCGTGTGATGTTGACGCATCCTCCATATGAAAATCATATAGTACCTGAGAATATTCCGTTAAACATTGTCTATGAAGACGATGCTTTATTGTTAATCAATAAAGTGCCAGGAATGGTTGTTCATCCAGGACACGGTAATTATACAGGAACTCTTGTACATGCATTAGCTTATCATTTTGATAATTTGCCAATGAATAGTAGTGAACGTCCAGGTTTAGTTCACCGTATTGACAAAGACACTTCAGGTTTATTAGTTGTTGCCAAAACAGAGGCAGCGATGACTCACCTAGCAAAACAATTTGAAGCTAAATCATCAGAGAGAGAATATGTTGCTCTTGTATGGGGTAATGTAGAAAATGAAAAAGGGACAATCGAAGGAAACTTAGCGCGTCACCTAAAAGATCGCATGCAAATGGCGGTTTTTGCTGATCCTGAAATTGGGAAACCAGCTGTTACCCACTATAAAGTATTAGAGCGTTTTGGTTATGTAACTTTGATTTCGTGCCAACTGGAAACAGGAAGAACACACCAGATTAGAGCGCATTTAAAACACATAGGACATCCTTTGTTTAATGACGAACGTTATGGTGGTCATTTAATTTTAAAAGGAACTACGTTTACTAAATACAAACAATTTATAGACAACTGTTTTAAAATATTACCAAGACAGGCTTTGCACGCTAAGACTTTAGGCTTTGTGCATCCTACAACTGGTGAGTTGAAACGTTTTGATACAGAACTCCCACAAGATTTTCATGATTGTATTGAGAAATGGAGAAATTATTCGAAATCTCATAATACTGACGAAGAAGTAGAGAAGTAA
- a CDS encoding class A beta-lactamase-related serine hydrolase, whose amino-acid sequence MNFKHHPIHSIKTLFVGILFFSLQMGYSQIQKESQLYKTIIAKDSLLFNVGFNTCDVSQFENLLSDKFEFFHDKDGTSSKKEFITKLRSGLCISPTTFQSRRELLPQSTEVYPLYKEKVLYGAVQYGIHSFYETIGGRKEVFGSTARFTHVWLLENGNWKLTKSLSYDHQTTRTLANLPTLFDNDTEIEKWLAENKVPALGIGVINDGKLQQVKVYGELKKGISAPYNTLFNVASLTKPITAIVTLKLVSLGKWNLDEPVYKYWIDPDLANDPYLKKLTTRHILSHQTGFTNWRGNNADGKLHFEFEPGTKYHYSGEGFEYLREALERKFRKTLDQLAKELIFEPLQMTDTQFFWDKKTDEKRVALGYNPKGEAYETVKNKKANAADDLLTTIEDYGTFLVSIMNKEGLSKKVFDDMITNQVATKNGKHFGLGFEIYDFDNGDYALSHGGADKGVQTIVFIFPKTKKGLLIFTNVDDGYKVYEKILTHYLGDFGKKIIEIETK is encoded by the coding sequence ATGAATTTTAAACACCACCCAATCCATTCCATAAAAACACTCTTTGTTGGAATCCTTTTTTTCTCTTTACAAATGGGATATTCCCAGATTCAAAAAGAATCCCAATTATACAAAACGATTATAGCAAAGGATAGTTTGCTTTTTAATGTGGGTTTCAACACCTGTGACGTAAGTCAATTTGAAAATTTATTAAGTGATAAATTTGAATTTTTCCATGATAAAGACGGGACTTCGAGCAAAAAAGAATTTATAACCAAACTAAGGAGCGGCTTATGCATATCACCTACCACTTTTCAATCCAGAAGAGAATTATTACCCCAATCAACTGAAGTTTATCCTCTTTACAAAGAGAAAGTTTTATATGGCGCAGTACAATACGGAATTCATAGTTTTTATGAAACAATAGGAGGTAGAAAAGAAGTGTTTGGAAGCACAGCTAGATTTACTCATGTTTGGCTATTGGAAAACGGGAATTGGAAACTCACAAAATCTTTAAGTTATGACCATCAAACTACAAGGACCTTAGCAAACCTGCCTACTCTTTTTGATAATGACACCGAAATTGAAAAATGGCTAGCCGAAAATAAAGTGCCTGCATTAGGAATTGGAGTTATTAACGATGGTAAACTGCAACAAGTTAAAGTTTATGGAGAGCTAAAAAAAGGGATAAGTGCCCCTTATAATACCTTATTTAATGTTGCTTCCTTGACAAAACCCATTACTGCAATTGTAACGTTAAAATTAGTCAGCTTAGGAAAATGGAACTTGGATGAACCCGTTTACAAATATTGGATTGATCCAGATCTTGCTAATGATCCTTACCTTAAAAAACTGACCACAAGACACATTTTAAGCCATCAGACTGGTTTTACTAATTGGCGTGGAAATAATGCCGATGGAAAACTGCATTTTGAATTTGAACCTGGAACGAAATACCATTATTCAGGTGAAGGTTTTGAATATTTAAGAGAAGCATTAGAACGTAAATTTCGTAAAACGCTGGACCAATTAGCAAAGGAACTTATATTTGAACCTTTACAAATGACCGATACCCAATTCTTTTGGGACAAAAAAACAGATGAAAAAAGAGTAGCTCTTGGATATAATCCCAAAGGAGAAGCATACGAAACCGTAAAAAATAAAAAAGCCAATGCAGCCGATGATTTACTTACAACTATAGAAGACTATGGAACTTTTTTAGTAAGTATAATGAACAAAGAAGGCTTGTCAAAAAAAGTATTTGATGATATGATCACGAATCAAGTAGCTACAAAAAACGGAAAACATTTTGGGCTTGGTTTTGAAATTTATGATTTTGATAATGGAGATTATGCTTTGTCTCACGGTGGTGCAGACAAAGGAGTCCAAACCATTGTTTTTATCTTTCCAAAAACAAAAAAAGGGTTACTGATTTTTACTAATGTAGATGATGGGTATAAAGTATATGAAAAAATATTGACTCACTATTTAGGTGATTTCGGAAAAAAAATCATTGAAATCGAAACCAAATAA
- a CDS encoding AraC family transcriptional regulator, with protein MSFYSEYYVNKECERFVNKIWALDNSTNQNPIENKLILPNGCFNLAIVSGNGIEVHTKKKQYVMDTGIYFCSQMTSKVSVDIMPNTKVIIVQLHAWTVSMFPNYDLSDFIDTIVEMNQNDLPFKGEIDPNLFTNTESVLLFINENFGDLNKIQPSKTLVEQLCDCIKQHPEDISVSEITSFLKTSQRTLQIKFKKATGLTIKNYIKILKLRKTIDTMVETGNEKNNLTAIALDNDYFDQSHFNKTFQEMIKMSPKKFDPNSFILSEKR; from the coding sequence ATGAGCTTTTATTCAGAATACTATGTAAATAAGGAATGCGAACGGTTTGTCAATAAGATTTGGGCTTTGGACAATAGTACTAATCAAAACCCAATTGAGAACAAATTGATTTTACCTAATGGTTGTTTCAATTTGGCCATAGTAAGCGGTAATGGCATAGAAGTACATACTAAAAAAAAACAGTACGTGATGGATACGGGGATTTATTTCTGTTCCCAAATGACAAGCAAGGTTTCAGTAGACATTATGCCTAACACTAAAGTCATTATAGTGCAGCTACACGCTTGGACTGTATCAATGTTTCCCAACTATGATTTAAGTGATTTTATAGATACTATTGTTGAAATGAATCAAAATGACTTGCCTTTTAAAGGAGAAATAGATCCTAATTTATTTACCAATACGGAGTCAGTACTACTATTTATCAATGAAAACTTTGGGGATTTAAACAAAATACAACCCTCAAAAACTCTAGTAGAGCAGCTGTGTGATTGTATAAAACAACATCCTGAAGACATAAGTGTTTCTGAAATTACCTCTTTTTTAAAAACTTCTCAAAGAACATTACAAATAAAGTTCAAAAAAGCAACAGGACTAACCATCAAGAATTATATTAAAATCCTCAAACTCCGAAAAACCATTGACACTATGGTTGAAACAGGAAATGAAAAGAATAACTTAACTGCTATAGCACTTGATAATGACTACTTTGACCAATCACATTTTAATAAAACATTTCAAGAGATGATCAAGATGAGTCCAAAAAAATTCGATCCAAATTCATTTATTCTTTCAGAGAAACGGTGA
- a CDS encoding carboxymuconolactone decarboxylase family protein, whose product MKTIIKKVCLLITAFLISSTLFAQDNKAYEKAKTEIQEQFGTFPSLFKVYPKHALAGAWENFKQLNGPTSKIPPKYRELIQLAVAAQIPCSYCIYFHTESAKAFGASQEEIQEAIAHGAATRQWSMILQGNETDLEAFKTEFDGMMKYMSEKAKK is encoded by the coding sequence ATGAAAACAATCATTAAAAAAGTATGTTTATTAATTACCGCTTTTCTGATATCTTCGACATTATTCGCCCAGGATAACAAAGCGTATGAAAAAGCGAAAACGGAGATTCAAGAACAATTTGGAACATTCCCATCTTTATTTAAGGTATACCCTAAACATGCACTTGCAGGTGCCTGGGAGAACTTTAAGCAACTGAACGGTCCTACAAGTAAGATCCCGCCAAAATATCGGGAGTTGATACAACTTGCTGTAGCTGCCCAAATCCCATGTTCTTATTGTATCTATTTCCATACTGAATCAGCTAAAGCCTTTGGTGCAAGCCAAGAAGAAATTCAGGAGGCAATTGCTCACGGTGCGGCAACAAGACAATGGAGTATGATATTACAAGGAAATGAAACAGATTTAGAGGCGTTTAAAACTGAATTTGACGGGATGATGAAATACATGTCCGAAAAAGCTAAAAAATGA
- a CDS encoding alpha-ketoglutarate-dependent dioxygenase AlkB: protein MDLFSTELDKNINLLPKDGTVNYYGTLLSNDEANNYLATLLENIAWKNDEANIFGKLIKTKRKVAWYGDSSYNYTYSNTTKQALAWTKELLELKTLVEENTGETYNSCLLNLYHNGSEGMAWHSDGEKDLKKNGAIASVSFGAERKFAFKHKETKEIVSRILQNGSLLVMKDETQTHWLHRLPPTKLITRPRVNLTFRTIVSRE, encoded by the coding sequence ATGGATTTATTCAGCACAGAACTAGACAAAAACATAAACTTATTACCCAAAGACGGTACCGTAAATTATTATGGAACTCTACTGTCTAACGATGAAGCCAACAATTATTTGGCTACTTTATTAGAAAATATTGCTTGGAAAAATGATGAGGCGAATATTTTTGGTAAACTTATTAAAACCAAACGAAAAGTAGCTTGGTATGGTGACTCATCCTATAATTACACCTACTCTAACACTACTAAGCAAGCCTTAGCATGGACTAAAGAGTTGCTTGAACTAAAAACTTTAGTGGAAGAGAACACGGGAGAAACCTATAATTCTTGTTTGTTAAATTTGTACCATAACGGTAGTGAAGGTATGGCCTGGCATAGTGATGGAGAAAAAGATCTTAAAAAAAATGGAGCAATTGCTTCGGTAAGTTTTGGTGCCGAACGAAAATTTGCATTCAAACACAAAGAGACAAAAGAAATAGTTAGCAGAATATTACAAAACGGAAGTTTACTGGTTATGAAGGACGAAACACAAACACATTGGTTACATCGCTTACCTCCTACTAAATTAATTACAAGACCGCGAGTAAACCTAACCTTCAGGACTATTGTTTCAAGAGAATAA
- a CDS encoding transglutaminase-like domain-containing protein, with protein sequence MKRALSWYLRRHPFLFKIRYRLVSKRTSLNRIECFCYNDNNPKTDIPVLFHKFNNIIFKKIDIEFSDLKKAKKIAVWLRNNIKGGPGIGKSSEYALRKMTQGEGGVCSDFAQVFNNFCVINDLKVKEWGIKIDSPLPSIAGGHSFNEFYSKELRKWILIDVSKSIYFYQSNPKVPLSAIELLYLKKKNIKINFKSFNKKIAIDNNRITDLYLTSFSSLFVITNYCNKTYDYYLTKLAFFPESVVHGLVFLRGNSYSFEFPSYYS encoded by the coding sequence ATGAAAAGAGCTCTAAGTTGGTATTTAAGACGGCATCCATTCTTGTTCAAAATACGATATAGATTAGTCTCTAAAAGGACATCTTTAAATCGTATCGAATGTTTTTGTTACAATGATAATAATCCAAAAACAGATATCCCTGTTTTATTTCACAAATTCAACAATATCATTTTCAAGAAAATAGACATTGAGTTTAGTGATTTAAAAAAGGCCAAGAAAATAGCAGTTTGGCTTAGAAATAATATCAAGGGAGGACCCGGAATAGGAAAATCATCAGAATATGCATTAAGAAAAATGACACAAGGTGAAGGCGGGGTATGCAGTGACTTTGCTCAAGTCTTTAATAATTTTTGTGTCATTAATGATTTAAAAGTGAAAGAATGGGGAATAAAAATTGATTCTCCTCTACCGTCTATTGCAGGGGGACACTCCTTTAATGAATTTTATTCTAAAGAATTGCGAAAATGGATATTAATAGATGTCTCTAAATCCATATATTTTTATCAAAGCAACCCTAAGGTCCCATTATCAGCAATAGAGTTATTATATTTAAAAAAGAAAAACATAAAAATAAACTTCAAAAGTTTTAATAAAAAGATTGCAATTGATAATAACAGAATAACCGATTTATATCTAACCTCCTTTTCATCACTTTTTGTAATTACTAATTATTGCAATAAAACTTATGATTATTATTTAACCAAACTGGCTTTTTTTCCGGAGTCAGTTGTCCACGGGCTAGTTTTCCTACGAGGAAACAGTTATTCTTTTGAGTTTCCATCCTATTATAGTTAA
- a CDS encoding zinc-dependent metalloprotease, giving the protein MNKILIITTVVALMLLPTTHYGQSNHKKKKKVTATVPPPAEKKPEPTIKEYSKVITKDAISDTGLFTVHKVDKKYFFEIPNLLLDKDMLLVSRFSKLPSNLGGGYVNAGSETNEQLIVWQRFQDKILIKLKSYNAVANDSLPISISVKSNNYEPTLYAFDIVAFSKDTANTVIDVTKFYSTDVKSISGLSSAMRETYKVKGLDESRSFINAMRSFPMNIEVVQDFTYNASKPPVLEDTETISIQMNQSMILLPEKLMQPRLADPRIGWFSMSQFDYGSDELKSDYKTYIRRWRLEPKDPEAYARGELVEPIKPIVYYLDPATPEKLRKYIKLGIEEWKKPFETAGFKNAIIAKDAPTKEEDPDFSPEDIRYSVIRYVASTTRNATGPSVSDPRTGEIIESDVIWYHNHLRSYRNRYLLETGAANPSARTLNTSEEEMGDMMRMVIAHEVGHALGFPHNMGASCAYEIESYRDGAFTQKNGIAASIMDYARFNYIAQPEDKNIRFIRQMGPYDHYAVNWGYRVIPKSISPESEKSVLDKWILEKAGNPIYKYGKQSSSFDPTSQTEDIGNNSMKASSYGLKNLQYVAAHLSEWTSDVTNNYDDLDELYKEMLDVWSRYVGHVVTNVGGVYENMKKPNQSGNVYDIVPKVKQQEAMLWLQNNAFNSPTWLVNVSTLKNIDYTGYTERFRNLQVRHLNNVLSFGRIGRLMDAEIMGTSNYKALDLLRDMRKGIWKEATLVSNVSIYRRNLQRAYIERMNFLMNEEIKSEKSEGYYNVSQSDVRALVRGELNVLKGSLFTAKNTAINIETKYHYEDSIKRIELILNPK; this is encoded by the coding sequence GTGAATAAGATTCTCATTATTACCACAGTCGTTGCATTAATGCTTTTACCCACAACGCATTATGGGCAGTCAAATCATAAAAAAAAGAAGAAAGTTACGGCAACAGTACCTCCTCCAGCTGAAAAAAAGCCCGAGCCTACTATTAAAGAGTACAGTAAGGTAATTACCAAAGATGCTATTTCAGACACTGGATTGTTTACAGTACATAAAGTAGATAAGAAATACTTTTTTGAAATCCCTAATTTGTTATTAGACAAAGACATGCTTTTGGTTAGCAGGTTTTCTAAACTGCCTTCTAATCTAGGTGGAGGATATGTTAACGCAGGTTCTGAAACTAATGAGCAGCTTATAGTTTGGCAACGTTTTCAGGATAAAATATTAATAAAGTTAAAGTCATATAACGCTGTTGCAAATGATAGCCTACCTATTAGTATTTCAGTAAAATCTAATAATTATGAGCCTACTTTATACGCATTTGATATTGTGGCGTTTAGTAAAGACACTGCTAATACCGTAATTGACGTGACTAAATTTTATAGTACGGATGTAAAATCTATCAGTGGATTGTCCTCAGCTATGAGAGAAACATATAAGGTGAAAGGGCTGGATGAATCGCGTAGCTTTATCAATGCAATGCGTAGTTTTCCAATGAATATTGAAGTCGTTCAAGATTTTACGTATAACGCTTCAAAACCGCCTGTATTAGAAGATACTGAAACAATTAGTATCCAAATGAATCAATCTATGATATTGCTTCCTGAGAAGTTAATGCAACCTAGATTAGCTGATCCAAGAATAGGATGGTTTTCTATGAGTCAATTTGATTATGGTAGTGATGAATTAAAATCAGATTATAAAACCTATATCCGCCGTTGGAGATTAGAGCCAAAAGACCCTGAAGCTTATGCTCGTGGTGAATTGGTCGAACCTATTAAACCTATTGTTTATTATTTAGATCCCGCCACTCCTGAAAAGTTGCGTAAATACATCAAGTTAGGAATTGAAGAGTGGAAAAAACCTTTTGAAACGGCTGGTTTTAAAAATGCCATCATCGCAAAAGATGCACCTACAAAAGAAGAAGATCCTGACTTTAGTCCAGAAGACATTCGCTATTCGGTGATTCGTTATGTGGCGAGTACAACCCGTAATGCAACTGGACCCAGTGTTTCTGATCCTAGAACTGGAGAGATAATCGAAAGTGACGTGATATGGTACCACAATCATTTGCGTTCTTATAGAAACAGGTATTTGTTAGAAACAGGAGCCGCAAATCCTTCTGCACGAACGTTAAACACGAGTGAAGAGGAAATGGGAGATATGATGCGAATGGTTATTGCACATGAAGTAGGTCACGCTCTTGGTTTTCCACATAATATGGGAGCCAGTTGTGCTTATGAAATTGAAAGTTATAGAGACGGTGCGTTTACACAAAAAAACGGAATTGCAGCCAGTATAATGGATTATGCCCGTTTTAATTACATAGCGCAACCCGAAGACAAGAATATTCGTTTCATACGCCAAATGGGGCCTTACGATCATTATGCAGTAAACTGGGGTTATCGAGTGATTCCAAAGTCAATTTCTCCAGAATCTGAGAAGTCAGTTTTAGACAAATGGATTTTAGAGAAAGCAGGGAATCCTATTTATAAATATGGAAAACAGAGCAGTAGTTTTGATCCCACTTCACAAACCGAAGATATAGGGAATAATTCTATGAAAGCCAGTTCTTACGGTCTTAAAAATTTACAATATGTTGCCGCTCATTTATCAGAGTGGACTAGTGATGTAACCAACAATTACGATGATTTAGATGAGTTGTATAAGGAAATGTTAGATGTTTGGAGTAGGTATGTAGGTCATGTTGTTACCAATGTGGGTGGTGTATATGAAAATATGAAGAAACCTAATCAATCCGGGAATGTATACGATATTGTGCCTAAAGTAAAGCAACAAGAAGCCATGCTTTGGTTGCAAAACAATGCTTTTAATTCACCTACTTGGTTAGTTAATGTATCTACTTTGAAAAACATTGATTATACAGGGTATACGGAGCGATTTAGAAATTTACAAGTTCGTCATTTAAACAATGTTTTGAGTTTTGGTCGTATTGGTAGATTAATGGACGCGGAGATAATGGGGACTTCAAATTATAAAGCCCTTGATTTACTTCGCGATATGAGAAAAGGGATATGGAAAGAAGCAACTTTGGTTTCTAATGTGAGTATCTATAGAAGAAACTTGCAACGTGCCTATATTGAAAGAATGAATTTTTTAATGAACGAAGAAATTAAATCCGAAAAATCAGAGGGGTATTATAACGTATCACAATCTGATGTAAGGGCTCTAGTAAGAGGAGAACTTAACGTTTTAAAAGGATCATTGTTTACTGCAAAAAACACAGCGATAAATATAGAAACGAAATACCATTATGAAGATAGTATCAAGCGAATTGAGCTTATATTAAATCCTAAATAA